In the Vogesella sp. XCS3 genome, GGTGTTGGCCGCGCTCATCTGGTCTTTCCACCACTGGCGCTGGGTACTGCCCAGAATGGATACCGGGTCCAGGCTGCCACTGGCCGCGCTCATTTTCTGGCCCTCTACCGTGGCCAGCGTGGACTTGGGTACAAAGTAGCGGCTGCCGATCTCGCTGCCGGCGCCTACTTCGGGGATAACGTGGTCGGCGCGGTACAGGCGCTGGTCGGTCATCACTAGCGTAGCCAGGTTGCCAAAGCTGAACTGGCGGTAAATCTGGATGTTCTGGAACGACGGGTTGGCCGTATCCAGGCTGACATCGGCCGGCATGTACTCGAACCAGGCCTGGTTGGCGTCGCGGCGGCGGCTGGTCACTTTGGCGGCGTCTTCGCCGGTGGCGTAGTTCTGGCGGTCTTGCCAGGCGTCGTCGCTGAACTCGTGGTCGTCCCATACCGCAATAATGGGGAATGCCGCGTGCAGCGCCTGCAGCCGGCTGTCGCTGCGGTAGGTTTTGTACAGCGTGCGGTAGTCGGCCAGCGTATTGGCGTAGGTGGCACCATCGCTACGCTTGATGCCATCCGGCAGCTTGATCTGGCTGTGGCGGGTTTCCACCTTGCCGGTCTGGAACGCGGCGCCCACGGTTTCGTAAATGTAGTCACCCAGATGCACGACAAAGTCCAGGTCTTGCTGCAGCAGCTCGTCAAACGCCGCCCAGTGGTTCACGCTCCAGTCCTGGCAGGAGATAAAAGCAAATTTCAGCTGCGATACTGGTGTACCAGCGGAGGGGGCGGTTTTACTGCGGCCAACCTGGCTCACGCTGCTGCCGGCGCGAAAGCGGTAGTAGTACGTGGTACCCGGCTGCAGCGCGGTGACTTTATGGCGCACGGTGTAGTCCCACTGCGCCTGGGCGCTCACCGTCACGCTATGCAGCACAGTGGCAAAACTCTGGCTGGTGGCGATCTCGATGGTCACCGGGGTGTCGGCCGCGGCATCGCCCAGGCGAGTCCACAACACCAGACTGGCCGGCTGCGTGAAGCGAGGCGCGAAAACTGAGCGCCATTTTGCGCGATAAATGGATGTTGGCAATTGTTCCACCATCTGCAAAGGAATTGCAAAAGGGCTGGTTATCCCAGCCCTTTTGCTTGCTCGTTTCCCATTGTCAGGAAGAGAGTGCCCCCGAGATTTCGTCAATCTGTGCTTCCAGCTCGGCCCGCTTCCGCTCCAAGGCTTCGCGCTGCTGCTGCATCTCCGTCACCAGCTTACGGCGCTCCTCCACCGTGGGCAGATCATCATTACCCCATTTGTTACCGATGC is a window encoding:
- a CDS encoding alkaline phosphatase; this encodes MLWTRLGDAAADTPVTIEIATSQSFATVLHSVTVSAQAQWDYTVRHKVTALQPGTTYYYRFRAGSSVSQVGRSKTAPSAGTPVSQLKFAFISCQDWSVNHWAAFDELLQQDLDFVVHLGDYIYETVGAAFQTGKVETRHSQIKLPDGIKRSDGATYANTLADYRTLYKTYRSDSRLQALHAAFPIIAVWDDHEFSDDAWQDRQNYATGEDAAKVTSRRRDANQAWFEYMPADVSLDTANPSFQNIQIYRQFSFGNLATLVMTDQRLYRADHVIPEVGAGSEIGSRYFVPKSTLATVEGQKMSAASGSLDPVSILGSTQRQWWKDQMSAANTTWKLWGNEVSLLRMQVNGTQAVAGLMVQSLIAANGALAALQSALMTALVTDLTTAAAAVPSANKATQVPAPSYANTKTLFTNFANINGTVFDAAIKPQLDAALPAAQFFDVFLLNADQWDGYNAERKALMKHLKDNAIANVVALTGDIHAFFAGSVMDDYDAASPVPVMVDLVTAGISSNSFYSYFESVVDSSASFGKTKPLIYTEQGGVRTNTFNSTLTTFNSWLKVANTDAQGYALVTLTPAKLSCSFHTLKTLSAGAAPALPATRSITKLEVVAGSPSVTVLP